aaattatttcaaaaattttactctaaaaaaaataaacttacattTTACTACAAAGAACTGTTATACgctatttataattatttattaaaaaaagtgtaacgtcaatatttaactttcttataaataatgtacTTCCAATGTATcgagtatataaaaaaaaaatatatatatatattatatactataTAGAATCAATCGATCATGTTCTACTTTAGCTCACCAGGAATTCTTAACGATTGAATAATAAAGATGAAAAGAAAGTACCAACAACAATGttgattgataaataaattatttttcagaggCCTCCCCCATGCCCTGGTAGCTTGTAGAGAATGCACAAGCTGATGCACAAGGGcttaaagaagaagaagaaatcgAAGAAAGGAAAGAAAGGTGAGGAGGAAGAGTTCGACCCCGAGGAGCTCGAGCGTTACAGGCGAGAACGGGCGGAAGCCCTTGAAAAAGCTGCTGCCTCTGGCTCATCAGCAGCCGGCTCTGACGAGTGGCAAAAATTCCAAGCGCTAACTGCTGGCGTTGACTCTATTCTCAAGAAAACCCAGGGTGACCTCGACCGCATAAAAGAGACCTCTTTTTTCCAACGCAAAGCGCCGGTAGTTGAGGAAAAGAAGCCCGAAGTTGACCCGGAGGTTGAGAGGGAACGCGCCAAGCGTTTCATTGGGTTCGACAAGGACGGGAATCCCATCGAACAGACCGAAAAAGAAGAGCCAAAAAAGAAGGAGATAACCGTCACCGAGGAGGGTTTCGTTGAGATACCTGACGACGACGAGGAAGATGAGATTTCAGCAGAGGAAGATATTTTCGATACGACCTACATCGATGTTCTTCAAAACACCGAGATCCAACTAGCTTACATCCCCGACAGCCCGACCGAAGAAGAAGCCGGTGACGATCCATTTGATACCACCAACGCCGATAAAGTTCTCAAGACTGTCGACAAGCACGGTAAAAAAGTAGTCAGTCTTGGCAACGCCGTCGAAGTACTTTCCGGTCGCGTCGAACAAGCCAGTGCTTGTAAGATCTCTCGACCTCGCAAAGTCAGAGTACAAAATTTACTACTTGACGACGCAGAGCTCGAAACGGTCGCTTCCGAGTCCGGAGAAGCTACTACTGCAAGCGAACCTGTACAAGTTGAAAAAACTTTACTAGACGACGATTCAGATCTTCCAGATATACCTATCGATTTAACAAACTTATCTTCTATTTTACCAAGACCAGTCACACCTGACGTTAACCTCTCCGACGAGAACAACAAACTCTCAGAAGGTCCCATTGATATCTCGGAGTTCGAGATCTTGAGAGAGAAGACTATTCTCGAAGAAATACCTGATTTAGATGATGATTTTGATCTTGACGGACCAGTTGAAGCTCCAGCTGGCTTGGTAGAAGACGACGATCCTTTCGCGGAGAAAGAACCAGAGGGAGTCCTTGCAGAAGTTGAGATTATTGAAGCGAGCTTCGAAGTCGCTACATTCGTAAACGAGGAAGATCCTTTTGATACAACTTTTGCTGATAATTTGGTACCTGGAAAAACAGAGCTCAGGTTTATTGAGAAGGAACTTGACGAGTTACCTGATTCAGAGGTCACTATCTCCTTGACAGACCCTGCAGGTCTGAAACGTGACTACGAAACTGGATTGCTGAGCCAAAAAACAGAGAAAACTGATCTGCTAGGTGGTTCTTCCACGGATTTGACCCAGCTTTCTGATCGACCAATCACCCCGGCTGGAGAATTGACTTACGTAGATCCTTTCGATACTTCAGGAATCCAAGAGCCAGTTCCTGGACAAGGTGAGTTGAAGTTCCTGGAAAAAGAGCTTCTGGGAGACAAAAAGGCTGATAGTCTTGAAGACGACGATTTTGATCCTCGAAAAGAAGAGGTAGTTGTCAAAAAAGCAGCTCCTCCTCGTCCACCTCCGGTTAATTCTAAGGTTAACGTTAAAGTTGAGTTTGAAGCTGAAGAAGCGGCTGCTATTGCTGCGAACCAGCTGCGAAAGCCTTCAAGGCCAGAAGTACTAGGCTTAGCTCCGGTTAAAAGCGTTTCTTTCGAGCTACCTACTCCCTCTCAACGCCCGGACTTGTTGATCACAAGCGACGAAGAAAAATCAATACATTCTAAGCCTCTGACGCCTTACTATTCTCAGAAGTCTATTGACGAGGCAGCCGAGGACAATTTGCCCGAAGACGAGGTCAATGCAGATCCGTTTGACACGAGCTTTGTCGCGAAAGTAACCCCTGGAAAAACAGAACTCAAGTTAATAGAGTCAGAATTATTGAAAGAAACTAAGTTAACTCACAGCACCAGCGAACACGACTTTAATCCTCGGGAACCAGTCAAGAATACCAGAAGACAGAGCGACTTTGGTGGAACTTCTGTGAGACCTAAGAGTCTTAAATTTGGAGAAGCTACCGAGTCACTGTTGGAAGACGACTCCGAAACTAAAAGTGTGTATGAAATAAACGAAGCAGTTCACAGGAAAAAAGCTGACCCGCCTAAACGGCAGGAAAGTTTGTTGGACGCAGAAGTTGACGTTAATATAAAAGCTCTTACTCCGACTATCGAGACCAGGGTTTCTGAAGAAGAGGAAGAAGAGATATCCTATGTTGATCCTTTTGACACCTCGATAGCAAGTAACATTTTGCCGGGGAAAGCCGAGTTGAAGTTACTCGAAAGTGAGCTCAGCAAAATTCCAAATCAGGTTCAGCCTATTAGAATAAATCCGATCAGTGCGGATAAACTTTCGCGGCCGCCAAAACCACCTGTCATTGAAGAGGACCAAGATTTTGATCCAAGGGCTGGAGAAGCGGCCCAAGATTTCTTGTCCTCTGACATTCAAGACTCCGGGGATAAAGTTCTTACTCCTGTGCTGAGCCAAGATTTTGACGACGACACTGTTGATCCATTTGACACCAGTTTCGCTAGTATTGGACCTGGAAAAACAGAACTTAAACTTTTAGAATCTGAAttagttgataaataaatacctggtgttttaaattttgattagaaaaaaaaaacaaaaatggaTTCCAAAGGTGGTAATCCATTTTTGATGGATGATTATCCATCAGAACCGGTATCGCAGCAGTCGAATCCATTCCTCCAAGACTTTGGCGCCGAGCCTGAGGCACCGGTGAGCAATGACAATCCGTTTTTCAACTTTACCGCTGAAGAAAACTACCAACCTCCACCAGCTGACTCTACAAACCCGTTTGCATTCTTTGAAGCACCTACAGAGGCTCAGCCCCAAGAGTTTGTACCAGCGACAACCGCTGCTGAGGTTCAAGAAGCGAATTTTCTGGGTACAGACACTCAAATAAACTTATTCACAGACCACGTTCAACCGGAAGAGGAGGTAGATTTTATTTCGCAAAACGAAAAGGTCAAAGTTGAATCGAGCAATGAAAAGCCTACGCCAAAACGCCCACCACCGCCACCCAGACCCGTTCCACCCCCCGCACCACCTAGAAACACTAAAGATTTAATACTCTCGGTTACTGGCGCAATGGACGCGACTTCAAATCATTTGTTGGACCGCCTCCAAGCTACTCGAACACCCAGTCCCACGCTGATGCACTCGCCATCGCCAACGCCCGAACACAGCTATGCAGATTTACTGGATGTTGATAACAATATTCCAGATTTGATGTCCGATGATAATCAATCAGCAGCCACTGGTCAAACGGAAAACATCCTTGATATATTTGATGCTCCCCAAACTGAAATGACCGCTGACTCCATGTTCTCGGCACCTAGTATGGACACCAGTGTCAGTCAACCTGCTACTGATGTTTCTTCTTTTGGTGCCACAATGGATAATCCGTTTGGCATGGTTAATGAACCCGTTGTCAACGTGATGTCTTCTTATGGGTCTGAAGCTGTTCCTGAAGAAACTCTACAAGAAAAAAGACCATCAGTTGACGTTTCTACGCCATTTGCAGACATAACTTCACCAGAAGCAGTAGATGCTCCTGATGCATCGGCAATTAATCAACCTGAGTCGAATTTCTTCTCCGTAGATCAATCTAC
The sequence above is drawn from the Cotesia glomerata isolate CgM1 linkage group LG4, MPM_Cglom_v2.3, whole genome shotgun sequence genome and encodes:
- the LOC123263015 gene encoding protein stoned-B-like codes for the protein MHKLMHKGLKKKKKSKKGKKGEEEEFDPEELERYRRERAEALEKAAASGSSAAGSDEWQKFQALTAGVDSILKKTQGDLDRIKETSFFQRKAPVVEEKKPEVDPEVERERAKRFIGFDKDGNPIEQTEKEEPKKKEITVTEEGFVEIPDDDEEDEISAEEDIFDTTYIDVLQNTEIQLAYIPDSPTEEEAGDDPFDTTNADKVLKTVDKHGKKVVSLGNAVEVLSGRVEQASACKISRPRKVRVQNLLLDDAELETVASESGEATTASEPVQVEKTLLDDDSDLPDIPIDLTNLSSILPRPVTPDVNLSDENNKLSEGPIDISEFEILREKTILEEIPDLDDDFDLDGPVEAPAGLVEDDDPFAEKEPEGVLAEVEIIEASFEVATFVNEEDPFDTTFADNLVPGKTELRFIEKELDELPDSEVTISLTDPAGLKRDYETGLLSQKTEKTDLLGGSSTDLTQLSDRPITPAGELTYVDPFDTSGIQEPVPGQGELKFLEKELLGDKKADSLEDDDFDPRKEEVVVKKAAPPRPPPVNSKVNVKVEFEAEEAAAIAANQLRKPSRPEVLGLAPVKSVSFELPTPSQRPDLLITSDEEKSIHSKPLTPYYSQKSIDEAAEDNLPEDEVNADPFDTSFVAKVTPGKTELKLIESELLKETKLTHSTSEHDFNPREPVKNTRRQSDFGGTSVRPKSLKFGEATESLLEDDSETKSVYEINEAVHRKKADPPKRQESLLDAEVDVNIKALTPTIETRVSEEEEEEISYVDPFDTSIASNILPGKAELKLLESELSKIPNQVQPIRINPISADKLSRPPKPPVIEEDQDFDPRAGEAAQDFLSSDIQDSGDKVLTPVLSQDFDDDTVDPFDTSFASIGPGKTELKLLESELVDKKKKTKMDSKGGNPFLMDDYPSEPVSQQSNPFLQDFGAEPEAPVSNDNPFFNFTAEENYQPPPADSTNPFAFFEAPTEAQPQEFVPATTAAEVQEANFLGTDTQINLFTDHVQPEEEVDFISQNEKVKVESSNEKPTPKRPPPPPRPVPPPAPPRNTKDLILSVTGAMDATSNHLLDRLQATRTPSPTLMHSPSPTPEHSYADLLDVDNNIPDLMSDDNQSAATGQTENILDIFDAPQTEMTADSMFSAPSMDTSVSQPATDVSSFGATMDNPFGMVNEPVVNVMSSYGSEAVPEETLQEKRPSVDVSTPFADITSPEAVDAPDASAINQPESNFFSVDQSTVSEMTSAPFSSVQSGLFSAEPLFTTAPSKETTQQVPTSAATNIFASGLLEDYGQQPESVGELISSSPTPASEFPNSAYKPEELDNFAAATESIRNTSDAFDAFASKFDKAAEPEAGDPFMDAFGSGQTAMDTSSDVWGDSSAAGSDGANIGFGESEGFDSFLSMTAPPQEPGRMKRNDSADSDEAPDFSVFIKPKEGTEAFNEGGPVPVLAPPPKSPINSAYNDSSPRFNPFDKSAGFAQEAVIPSEMPQVPEMTRTDSQETPPTPLFDEDVSQPLEEFPRVTYTGDGWEMHLRQPNKKKITGQRFWKKIFVRLVYQGDAPVLQLFNKNDDKDPFQELPLLTCYSVSDIAAQQFDQYGKIFTVKLQYIFYKERPGVRPGQVTKAERLTNKLSQFAAYAIQGDYQGVKEFGSDLKKLGLPVEHAPQISQLFKLGSLNYEDLKTFSCAIEEALFRIPAQRERALTYKMEEVQINVVDELYVEQSASGHVDKQIARVRLFFLGFLTGMPDVELGINDMWRQGKEVVGRHDIIPVVTEEWIRLESVEYHSCVQLDEYEKSRIIKFKPPDACYIELMRFRVRPPKNRELPLQLKAVMCVTGNKVELRADILVPGFASRKLGQIPCEDVMVRFPIPECWIYLFRVEKHFRYGSVKSAHRRTGKIKGIERFLGAVDTLEPQLMEVTSGQAKYEHQHRAIVWRMPRLPKEGQGAYTTHGLVCRMCLTSYDQIPEKLTEYAYVEFTMPATQVSHTTARSVSLQNSDSDNPPEKYVRNLSRHEYRVGIEHTQGEGPGAYVSATKKIPESTPETHEEPSPQPVAAESDSDSSE